A region of the Sphingobium yanoikuyae genome:
CATTTTTGCACGGCATGGCGCGCAGCATATTACCGGCCGCCAAGACGGATCAGGCGCGCAATTCCGCCATTATTTCTGCTCAGAGGAAGAGGAAGTCCGCCAGCGCCTGCACGCCGGGGCGCGACAGCGATCGTTCGTTGACGGTCTGGCGCACCTCGATCGCGGGCAATGGCACGTCCAACGCCAGCCGGCGAATGCCGCTCATCCGCCCCAGGTCGCGCGCCATCGGGCCAAAGGCGGCGAAACATCCAGCGCCTTCGCGCAGGGCGGTGATGATGTCGAACATATTGTCGGTTTCCAGCATCACCGGGCCCAGTCGGGCGCCGCCGCGTGCCAGCGCCGCGTCGATGATCGGGCGCAGCCCGTTGCGTGGATCGACCGCCAGTTGCGGCGTGATGGTCAGGTCGCCGCGCGACACGCTGCCCGCGCGCGCCAGCGGATGGTCCGCCCCGGCATAGAGATTGACCTGTTCCGACCAGCCATAGCGGGACGGCAGGCCGGCCGGCTCCTCCAGTGCATAGAAATAGGCGATGTCGGCGCGCAGCGATTCGATCGCCCGCGCCGCCTCGACCGCCGACTGGACGCTCAGGTCCAGGGTGATGGCGATATCGTCATTGGCCGCCTCGAACGCGGTCAGTGCATCCTGGAAATGGCCGAACACCGGCGCCGGCGTCGCCAGGATGATGGCGCGATTGGCGGGCGGCGGCGCGGCCGGCAGCGACGGCAATTGCGCATCCGCATCCAGCAGTAATTCCGGCAGCGCGGGCGGCGGGGCCGGTGATGGGTCAGGTTGCGGGGTGGGGGCGGGCGCGGCTTCCTCGGCCCAATCCTCGGGGTCGTCCTGCGCCAGCAGGGTCATTGCCTGCGCCGTGCGTCGGCCCGCGGGGGTCAGCCGCGCCGCGCCGCGAATATCGTCGAACAAACGATAGCCCAGCCGCATTTCCAGCGACGCCATGTCGCGCTCGATCACGGCGGATGAAACGCCCAGCGTCTGGGCGCAGCGCGTCAGGCTGCCCGCGACCACCATCTGCGCGAAAATGTCGAGTTGGCGCAGGGACGGGTTGGTCATGGCCGAGCGATAGAACAAAGACGAGGCCGGGTTAAGAGGCGTTCTCACGCATTTACCATCAATGCGCTGTTGACGAGCCCCGGTGAATGATGGCAGGGCGCGTCACCTGACGGGCGGGTATAGCTCAATGGTAGAGCACTAGCCTTCCAAGCTTGTGATGCGGGTTCGATCCCCGCTACCCGCTCCACGCCTCGTCAAACCCCTGAAAATCAACGGAAACCTGCTCAAAAGCGGGTCACGTCGTGCGTCCGGGACACAAAGCTGGGTCACAATGACCCATCAAAAATTGACCTAACGCCATCAAAACAAACGAAATACTCCCCGCCATCGTGGGTCACAACTGTGGGTCACAAACGATGGCCGCGCGGACTTTCGTTACGAGGATCGACCTTCCAGTTCCGGGTGCGGGTCCCGGCTGATCTTCGAGCAGATTTCGGGTGCAGCCATGTAAAGCGATCGTTGCGCACGGACAGTCCATCAC
Encoded here:
- a CDS encoding LysR family transcriptional regulator, which gives rise to MTNPSLRQLDIFAQMVVAGSLTRCAQTLGVSSAVIERDMASLEMRLGYRLFDDIRGAARLTPAGRRTAQAMTLLAQDDPEDWAEEAAPAPTPQPDPSPAPPPALPELLLDADAQLPSLPAAPPPANRAIILATPAPVFGHFQDALTAFEAANDDIAITLDLSVQSAVEAARAIESLRADIAYFYALEEPAGLPSRYGWSEQVNLYAGADHPLARAGSVSRGDLTITPQLAVDPRNGLRPIIDAALARGGARLGPVMLETDNMFDIITALREGAGCFAAFGPMARDLGRMSGIRRLALDVPLPAIEVRQTVNERSLSRPGVQALADFLFL